Proteins from one uncultured Cohaesibacter sp. genomic window:
- a CDS encoding phage protein Gp27 family protein produces the protein MARKGRGRLSSIDLWPDEADFLIEWAVVELGKHDRTQVDILKELNEKILELNDSGVLDEPIEPVTSSTFNRYTLRLAREQRRKRENQLIMSALHDELNPKAAAKQEQVLFEFLKTLTFEILTSSGEGKLTPKNALELANALKAIMQAENTSNRLRKEMQKDFDAKTEEVIEKASQSAGLSADQVSQLRRDFLGLREHPNAE, from the coding sequence ATGGCACGAAAAGGCAGGGGAAGACTTTCCTCGATCGACCTTTGGCCGGACGAGGCTGATTTTCTGATTGAATGGGCTGTTGTGGAACTCGGCAAGCATGACCGAACCCAAGTCGATATTCTCAAAGAGCTCAATGAAAAGATCCTTGAGCTCAATGATTCCGGCGTGCTGGATGAGCCGATCGAACCGGTTACCTCGTCCACGTTCAATCGCTACACCTTGCGCCTGGCACGCGAGCAACGGCGCAAGCGCGAAAACCAGCTCATCATGAGTGCCCTGCATGATGAACTCAATCCGAAGGCCGCAGCCAAGCAGGAGCAGGTTCTATTCGAATTTCTCAAGACGCTGACCTTCGAGATCCTGACCTCTTCGGGAGAAGGAAAGCTCACTCCTAAAAACGCCCTGGAACTAGCCAACGCCTTGAAAGCGATCATGCAGGCCGAGAACACGTCCAACCGTTTGCGCAAGGAAATGCAAAAGGATTTCGATGCAAAGACCGAAGAGGTTATCGAGAAGGCATCGCAATCGGCAGGTCTTTCCGCCGATCAGGTTTCCCAACTGCGACGCGATTTCCTCGGATTGAGAGAACACCCCAATGCTGAGTGA
- a CDS encoding DUF2730 family protein: MTAEEIKIWIGIISGVVALIVSGVSYLRQPSKDNSAKLDDHTDELQGLERRVDRVETQLEHVPSKDDFTSLQLSLSDLRGTVSTTEEIVKTVRRTTQNIDDWLRSNGGKA; the protein is encoded by the coding sequence ATGACTGCTGAAGAAATCAAGATCTGGATCGGCATCATAAGCGGTGTTGTGGCGCTGATCGTCTCCGGTGTTTCGTATCTGCGGCAACCAAGCAAAGACAATTCCGCCAAGCTAGATGATCACACAGACGAGCTTCAAGGGCTAGAACGCCGGGTCGATCGGGTTGAAACCCAGCTTGAACATGTCCCGTCCAAGGATGATTTCACATCTCTTCAGCTCTCTCTCTCGGATTTGCGCGGGACTGTTTCGACCACCGAGGAAATCGTCAAAACAGTTCGGCGCACCACTCAGAATATTGACGACTGGCTTCGCAGCAATGGGGGCAAGGCATGA
- a CDS encoding N-acetylmuramoyl-L-alanine amidase has product MMRNIRELIWHCTATPEGREVSVSEIDRWHRERGWDGIGYHVVVHLDGSMSFGRPISKVGAHVYGHNKGTIGYVYVGGLDDKGRPKDTRTEAQKATMIRLSEQAKQFYGVQKISGHRDYAAKACPCFDASAEYAWITKN; this is encoded by the coding sequence ATGATGCGTAACATCCGAGAGCTGATTTGGCACTGCACGGCGACACCAGAAGGGCGTGAGGTTTCTGTGTCCGAGATAGATCGTTGGCACCGAGAACGCGGCTGGGATGGAATAGGCTACCATGTTGTAGTGCACCTTGATGGCTCAATGTCTTTTGGCCGACCAATTTCCAAAGTTGGAGCTCATGTCTACGGGCATAACAAAGGCACAATTGGCTATGTTTATGTTGGCGGCCTTGATGACAAAGGCCGTCCTAAAGACACCAGAACCGAAGCGCAAAAAGCAACAATGATCCGGCTGAGTGAGCAGGCCAAGCAGTTTTATGGCGTGCAAAAAATCTCGGGTCATCGGGACTACGCTGCGAAAGCATGCCCATGCTTTGATGCGTCCGCCGAGTATGCCTGGATCACCAAAAATTAG
- a CDS encoding AsnC family protein yields MSKALPGVLSEIAEVTDVNTALMIANVMGGGRAHIPPYASDDHWLTELVGLEKAKVICGYFRIITSDGRAVGIVIDVPLAKAWKRTSDTKRIDKGLLQGKTYDVIAREVGVSRMTVLRRSKKLRQMEQKPPDAQLDLFTH; encoded by the coding sequence ATGAGCAAAGCCCTTCCTGGCGTCCTTTCAGAAATCGCAGAAGTGACGGACGTGAATACCGCTCTCATGATTGCCAACGTCATGGGCGGTGGCCGGGCGCATATCCCGCCCTATGCATCGGATGATCACTGGTTGACTGAATTGGTCGGGTTGGAAAAAGCAAAAGTAATCTGCGGATATTTCCGCATCATAACCAGCGATGGCCGCGCCGTTGGCATCGTCATCGATGTGCCTTTGGCCAAGGCATGGAAGAGGACATCTGATACCAAGCGCATCGACAAAGGCCTCCTTCAGGGAAAGACCTATGATGTGATCGCGCGTGAAGTTGGCGTCTCGCGCATGACCGTCTTGCGGCGCTCCAAAAAGCTAAGACAAATGGAGCAAAAGCCGCCAGATGCTCAGTTGGATCTGTTCACTCATTGA
- a CDS encoding regulatory protein GemA has protein sequence MHIGPHFLRGNDHVDQAKGQVNRPFRLARVRRDSGATKGASRAHQQAFKTLSQTGRASNSNIGFDYAAVGTGDKVMSAIKAIHVGLKQLGINEDDARDLYEQHTGKRSLRVMTNGQHVTILGELRRMGFSKQSGKSQLQGKYAPKLQALWLSAWNLGIVRDRKDSALLAFVKRQTGIDHTRFLYYPEDARKAIEALKGWMAREAGVDWSYDRLLPDYANDDRFKVISAQAMILAKRSGGYPISASCNLLNECCEKLFAHRDYAALSPSDLIEIQKALGKQIRNGGQL, from the coding sequence ATGCATATCGGCCCGCACTTCCTCCGGGGGAATGACCATGTCGACCAGGCGAAGGGACAAGTCAACAGACCTTTTCGCCTGGCGCGAGTGCGCCGAGATAGCGGCGCAACGAAAGGTGCTTCAAGAGCGCATCAACAAGCTTTCAAAACACTCTCACAAACGGGTCGTGCTTCAAACTCGAATATTGGATTTGACTACGCGGCAGTTGGAACTGGAGACAAGGTCATGAGTGCGATTAAGGCCATCCATGTTGGTTTGAAACAACTCGGCATCAATGAAGATGACGCGCGCGACCTTTATGAGCAACATACGGGAAAGCGGTCTTTACGGGTTATGACCAATGGGCAGCATGTAACCATTTTGGGTGAACTGCGCCGGATGGGCTTTTCCAAGCAAAGCGGCAAGAGCCAACTTCAGGGAAAATATGCGCCGAAGTTGCAGGCTCTTTGGCTCTCAGCCTGGAACCTCGGTATTGTTCGCGACCGAAAGGACAGCGCGTTGCTAGCGTTTGTCAAACGACAAACCGGCATAGACCACACCCGGTTTCTGTATTATCCGGAGGATGCCCGAAAAGCGATCGAAGCGCTAAAGGGCTGGATGGCAAGAGAAGCGGGAGTTGATTGGAGCTATGATCGACTATTGCCAGATTACGCGAATGATGATCGGTTTAAGGTGATATCTGCGCAGGCTATGATCTTGGCAAAGAGATCCGGTGGGTACCCGATCAGCGCGAGCTGCAACCTTCTTAATGAATGTTGTGAGAAGCTGTTTGCGCATCGGGATTATGCTGCTTTGTCTCCATCTGACCTAATTGAAATTCAGAAAGCTCTAGGCAAACAAATCCGCAATGGAGGCCAACTATGA
- a CDS encoding DUF3164 family protein: MNYQSEFKPAEVSSGIISANGQDYMPDAKGSLVPVELIKPADLLEDQTVRSIMGYAIALSEQLSRFLGHTMTDLGELDSLLAEQYDLIKGGKKGNRTYSTVDGLFKVKVQVADLIDFGPQLQIAKQLIDECLNEWSEASRPEIRAIITRAFNTEKEGQVNRADIFMLLRLDISDERWIKAMEALRDAMRVIGSKEYVRFYRRKTVASVWEPVTIDLAKV, translated from the coding sequence ATGAATTATCAATCTGAATTTAAGCCTGCTGAAGTTTCTAGCGGCATCATCTCAGCCAATGGGCAGGACTATATGCCGGATGCTAAAGGCTCGTTGGTTCCGGTTGAGCTAATCAAACCTGCGGATCTATTGGAAGACCAGACCGTGCGTTCGATCATGGGATATGCGATTGCCCTGTCCGAACAGTTGAGCCGGTTTCTTGGTCATACCATGACTGACCTGGGCGAATTGGATAGTTTACTGGCCGAACAATATGACCTCATCAAAGGCGGCAAGAAGGGAAATCGCACCTATTCCACTGTTGATGGTCTTTTCAAAGTGAAGGTTCAGGTGGCCGACCTTATTGACTTTGGCCCGCAGCTTCAGATCGCTAAGCAGTTGATTGATGAATGCTTGAATGAATGGTCCGAAGCCAGTCGCCCTGAAATTCGCGCAATAATCACCCGCGCTTTCAACACTGAAAAGGAAGGCCAGGTCAACCGGGCTGACATTTTCATGCTGCTGCGTCTGGACATCTCCGATGAGCGCTGGATCAAGGCCATGGAAGCGCTGCGCGATGCCATGCGAGTGATCGGATCGAAGGAGTATGTCCGCTTCTATCGCCGGAAAACGGTGGCCTCAGTTTGGGAGCCAGTCACTATTGATCTGGCGAAGGTGTGA
- a CDS encoding AAA family ATPase codes for MSDTQNTSAWERPTNLPDIGDGTRPGRGEDDLEDWKQLTERIYDIGTSEGWSKSEIARRMDMSVGTFSQYFSGKYDGRLDTNNAKVKRWIESWDELADMASIVPTGPGFVATPTAREIVNALTFAQCMPDFVTITAAAGTGKTTACRNFSIRPNVWMITASPHTKTVHGMLIELAEELDIVQHNPAKLTRAIGQRLKKAGNRTLIIVDEAQNLVDDAVNQLRHFVDNYGCGLALVGNEEIYTRFAKRTDGPSYAQLKRRIGKRVRRSKPRAEDIEMLLDGWKITDPEVRLVLTGIGHKDGALGQIDKTLKLAMMTGSGKPLTADQIKAAWANRDVEGL; via the coding sequence ATGAGTGATACGCAAAACACAAGTGCTTGGGAACGCCCAACCAACTTGCCTGATATCGGCGATGGCACTCGCCCTGGCCGTGGCGAGGACGATCTTGAAGACTGGAAGCAGCTCACCGAGCGGATCTATGACATCGGCACGTCAGAGGGCTGGTCGAAAAGTGAGATTGCCAGACGGATGGATATGTCGGTCGGAACCTTCAGTCAGTATTTTTCCGGCAAATATGATGGTCGACTTGATACCAACAATGCCAAGGTGAAACGCTGGATTGAGAGTTGGGATGAGCTCGCTGATATGGCGTCCATCGTTCCAACCGGCCCCGGATTTGTCGCCACTCCGACCGCGCGCGAGATTGTCAACGCACTGACTTTTGCGCAATGCATGCCAGACTTCGTGACGATTACCGCCGCTGCCGGTACCGGCAAGACCACGGCTTGCCGAAACTTCTCTATCCGCCCGAATGTCTGGATGATCACCGCATCGCCACACACGAAAACGGTTCACGGTATGCTTATCGAACTGGCAGAAGAACTGGATATTGTTCAGCACAATCCAGCCAAGTTGACTAGAGCAATCGGTCAGCGCCTCAAGAAGGCGGGAAACCGCACGTTGATTATTGTTGATGAGGCTCAGAACCTTGTTGATGATGCAGTCAACCAGTTGCGCCATTTTGTCGATAACTATGGATGTGGGTTGGCATTGGTCGGCAATGAAGAGATTTACACTCGCTTTGCTAAGCGGACGGACGGCCCTTCCTATGCGCAGCTCAAGCGTCGGATTGGCAAACGGGTTCGGCGGTCAAAACCTCGTGCTGAAGATATCGAGATGCTGCTCGATGGCTGGAAGATCACAGATCCTGAAGTCCGTTTGGTTCTGACTGGAATAGGTCATAAGGACGGGGCTCTCGGCCAGATAGACAAAACCCTCAAGCTGGCAATGATGACCGGTAGTGGAAAGCCTCTAACCGCAGATCAGATCAAGGCTGCATGGGCCAACCGTGACGTGGAGGGCCTTTGA
- a CDS encoding transposase domain-containing protein: protein MSDQYFTAAEIAEVSGQSLRQINRLASKQGWRRQTDKARKRNERGGGWEYHVDLLPDVARARLTITSESQTGSRDRNELWQYYEGLSKARKEACERRLEVVETVEQFVGLGMSKTAAVTYAAKQFNVAERSVRTWSNKADTVDRSDRLPALADGYRPTATHQDCHPDAWAVLKSDYLRPEKPSFSACYRRMKTAAKEHGWKPVPNEQSLRRRFKDEVPQSVITMARKGKDAAKGLYPAQRRDRSGLHAMEAVNMDGHRFDVFILMPGKTTPQRVHLIALQDLYSDKFVAWRLSVSENKDVVRLVIGDMVERHGIPDKIVLDNGRAFASKWITGGKANRYRFKVDPNEPEGLLISLGIDVVWATPYAGQSKPIERAFRDLCEDIAKHPFCAGAYTGNRPEAKPENYGSRAIPFKDFANHVERMIAEHNARPGRTAKNANGRSFDEIFSESLKQPTTLVRWPTKEQRSLWLMASDRITARRGSGEIHIFGNRYWARELNQYAGKKVTVRYDPDNLTKPMHVYDLENRLICIADCIADTGFFDTEAARDHAFKRNALIKNERENKRLHAELSPEELADVYGSKRAAEPLQPEPPVFKRIAAANGGSQAQKIEWTDDYEAAFSRRMDALEKQSLSENVVEFPEKGKGR, encoded by the coding sequence GTGAGCGATCAGTATTTCACAGCCGCCGAGATTGCAGAAGTATCGGGCCAAAGCCTGCGCCAGATCAACCGCCTTGCATCGAAGCAAGGATGGCGCAGACAGACCGATAAAGCACGCAAGCGCAATGAGCGCGGCGGCGGCTGGGAATATCATGTTGATCTGCTGCCGGACGTGGCGCGCGCCCGTCTGACCATCACGTCTGAAAGCCAGACTGGATCACGCGATCGGAATGAACTCTGGCAGTATTACGAGGGCCTTTCAAAGGCACGTAAAGAGGCCTGTGAACGCCGTTTGGAAGTGGTGGAGACAGTTGAACAGTTTGTTGGTCTTGGCATGAGCAAGACCGCTGCAGTCACCTATGCGGCCAAGCAATTTAATGTGGCAGAACGGTCCGTCCGGACATGGAGCAACAAGGCCGACACCGTGGACCGATCTGATCGCCTGCCAGCACTCGCTGATGGCTACAGGCCAACCGCGACACACCAGGACTGTCATCCAGATGCGTGGGCTGTGCTCAAGAGCGATTACCTGCGGCCAGAAAAGCCATCCTTTTCGGCCTGCTATCGCCGCATGAAAACTGCCGCAAAAGAGCATGGATGGAAACCCGTTCCCAATGAGCAGAGCTTGCGCCGACGCTTCAAGGACGAGGTACCCCAGTCCGTCATTACGATGGCCCGAAAAGGCAAAGATGCGGCGAAAGGGCTCTACCCAGCCCAGCGCCGTGATCGCTCAGGCCTGCATGCCATGGAAGCAGTCAACATGGATGGCCACCGCTTTGACGTGTTCATTCTCATGCCCGGAAAAACGACGCCGCAGCGCGTCCATCTGATCGCCCTGCAGGATCTCTATTCCGACAAGTTTGTGGCTTGGCGTCTGTCCGTTTCTGAAAACAAGGATGTTGTCCGGCTGGTCATTGGTGACATGGTGGAACGCCATGGCATCCCGGACAAGATCGTCCTCGATAACGGTCGCGCCTTTGCTTCCAAATGGATCACCGGCGGCAAAGCGAACCGCTATCGCTTCAAGGTCGATCCGAATGAGCCGGAAGGGCTTTTGATTTCGCTCGGCATTGATGTCGTCTGGGCAACGCCTTACGCCGGACAGTCCAAACCGATCGAGCGCGCCTTCCGCGATCTCTGCGAGGATATCGCCAAGCATCCGTTTTGCGCCGGTGCCTATACCGGCAACCGACCAGAAGCCAAACCGGAGAACTACGGCTCGCGGGCTATCCCTTTCAAGGATTTCGCAAACCATGTGGAGCGGATGATTGCAGAGCATAATGCGCGCCCAGGCAGGACGGCGAAAAACGCGAATGGTCGCTCCTTTGACGAGATCTTTTCTGAAAGTCTCAAACAGCCGACGACTTTGGTTCGCTGGCCGACAAAAGAGCAGCGCTCGCTTTGGCTAATGGCGTCCGATCGGATCACCGCACGGCGCGGATCTGGTGAGATCCATATTTTCGGAAACCGCTATTGGGCCCGCGAGCTCAATCAATATGCGGGCAAGAAGGTCACGGTCCGGTACGACCCCGACAATCTGACGAAGCCCATGCATGTCTATGACCTTGAAAACCGTCTGATCTGCATTGCCGATTGCATCGCTGACACTGGCTTCTTTGATACTGAAGCTGCTCGCGATCATGCCTTCAAGCGCAATGCTCTGATCAAGAATGAGCGAGAGAATAAACGCCTGCATGCCGAGCTAAGCCCTGAAGAGCTGGCCGATGTCTATGGCAGTAAACGAGCTGCTGAACCGTTGCAGCCAGAGCCACCCGTATTCAAGAGAATAGCTGCCGCGAATGGTGGCTCTCAAGCACAGAAAATCGAATGGACAGACGACTATGAGGCCGCATTTTCGCGCCGCATGGATGCGTTGGAAAAGCAAAGCCTGTCTGAAAATGTCGTGGAGTTTCCCGAAAAGGGAAAAGGTCGCTGA